In Aureibaculum algae, the following are encoded in one genomic region:
- the mltG gene encoding endolytic transglycosylase MltG has product MKLKKIILAVIAILLIGGGLIAYQFYGKIYGTNVKEDTAIYIPTNASFDEVKEVLTPVVSNIDSFVWVANQKNYPNVIKSGKYLIKKGMSNNALIDLLRSGKQTPLTLTFNNQDTLEKLAGRIAAQIEPDSLQILTALTDSKFLAEHNFTKATVLGLFIPNSYEFYWNTSVENFRNKMLKEYDRFWNTDRIAKAKKLNMSKNNVITLASIVQKETAKVSERPTVAGLYLNRYRDGWALQADPTVIFALKQKHGQDYEVKRVLNADLLIDSPYNTYKNTGLPPAPIAMPDISSIDAVLNSENHEYYYMCASISNIGSHEFARTLSQHNLNAKKYQQWLNKQGVNR; this is encoded by the coding sequence ATGAAGCTTAAAAAAATAATTCTAGCCGTAATTGCAATACTCCTTATTGGAGGAGGACTAATTGCTTATCAATTCTACGGAAAAATATACGGTACTAATGTAAAAGAGGATACCGCTATTTATATCCCAACAAATGCTTCTTTTGATGAAGTAAAAGAGGTTTTAACTCCTGTGGTGAGTAATATTGACAGCTTCGTTTGGGTCGCCAATCAAAAGAACTATCCTAATGTTATAAAATCAGGTAAGTACCTTATTAAAAAAGGAATGAGTAATAACGCCTTAATTGACTTATTACGAAGTGGAAAACAAACACCTTTAACACTTACATTTAACAATCAAGATACTTTAGAAAAATTAGCAGGTAGAATAGCAGCTCAAATAGAACCAGACTCTCTTCAAATATTAACAGCCTTAACAGATTCCAAATTTTTAGCTGAACATAATTTTACTAAAGCTACTGTATTAGGTCTTTTTATACCCAACTCTTATGAGTTTTATTGGAATACTTCTGTTGAAAATTTTAGAAATAAAATGTTAAAAGAATATGACCGATTTTGGAATACAGATAGAATTGCAAAGGCCAAAAAACTAAATATGTCTAAGAATAATGTCATTACTTTAGCGTCCATAGTTCAAAAGGAAACGGCTAAAGTAAGTGAACGCCCTACAGTGGCTGGACTTTATTTAAATCGCTATAGAGATGGTTGGGCATTACAGGCCGATCCAACCGTAATATTTGCATTGAAGCAAAAACATGGTCAAGACTATGAAGTAAAGCGTGTATTAAATGCTGATCTTTTAATAGATTCACCTTACAATACCTATAAGAATACGGGCTTACCTCCTGCTCCAATTGCGATGCCTGATATTTCTTCTATAGACGCAGTGTTAAATTCTGAAAATCATGAATATTATTATATGTGTGCGAGCATATCAAATATAGGGTCTCATGAATTTGCGAGAACACTATCACAGCATAACCTAAATGCTAAAAAATACCAACAATGGCTTAATAAGCAAGGTGTGAATAGATAA
- a CDS encoding GNAT family N-acetyltransferase, translated as MRALTGNNVHLRALEPEDLEFLYEIENDSTFWEVSSTETPYSKYILQQYLANAHLDIYEAKQLRLVIGINKSDKPIGLIDLFDFNPQHKRAGVGILLLENEQQKGYASEALELLIDYSFKNLNLHQLFANITKDNKKSTKLFKKYHFKEVGTKKEWIFMEGEFKDEVLYQLLNS; from the coding sequence ATGCGAGCACTAACAGGAAATAACGTTCACTTAAGAGCCTTAGAACCAGAAGATCTAGAGTTTTTATACGAGATTGAAAATGATTCAACTTTTTGGGAAGTTAGTAGTACAGAAACCCCCTATTCAAAATATATTTTACAACAATATTTAGCAAATGCCCACTTAGACATTTATGAGGCGAAACAGCTTCGTTTAGTTATTGGTATTAATAAATCTGATAAACCTATTGGTTTAATTGACCTTTTCGATTTTAATCCACAACATAAACGTGCAGGAGTTGGTATTTTACTTTTAGAAAATGAACAACAAAAAGGGTATGCTTCTGAAGCTTTAGAATTGTTGATTGATTATAGTTTTAAAAATCTAAACTTACATCAACTATTCGCCAACATCACCAAAGACAATAAAAAGAGTACAAAACTGTTTAAAAAATATCATTTTAAAGAAGTTGGTACTAAAAAAGAGTGGATTTTTATGGAAGGGGAATTCAAAGATGAAGTTCTATATCAATTACTAAATTCTTAA
- the dapF gene encoding diaminopimelate epimerase yields the protein MSQIEFYKYQGTGNDFVMIDNRQQQFPKNDTKLIAKLCDRKFGIGADGLILLELSKLHDFTMKYYNADGNEGSMCGNGGRCIVAFAKQLQVIETDTIFDAVDGLHEAHIKDGIVSLKMKDVAEVEQFSDYMFLDTGSPHHIAFVDGIQDFDVYNTGKSIRYGAPYFEKGTNVNFVEQQNENTFKIRTYERGVEDETLSCGTGATAVAIAAYHSKKTSKNNVFLETLGGTLEVSFGTDTNSYKKVFLKGKATMVFKGFFEL from the coding sequence ATGAGTCAAATTGAATTTTATAAATATCAAGGTACAGGAAACGATTTTGTTATGATTGATAATCGCCAACAACAGTTTCCCAAAAATGATACCAAATTAATAGCGAAGCTGTGCGACCGAAAATTTGGCATAGGAGCAGATGGTTTAATACTTCTAGAACTGTCAAAATTGCATGATTTCACCATGAAATATTATAATGCTGACGGAAATGAAGGTAGTATGTGTGGCAATGGAGGGCGATGTATAGTGGCTTTTGCAAAACAACTACAAGTTATTGAAACTGATACAATTTTTGATGCCGTTGATGGCTTACATGAAGCTCATATTAAAGACGGTATAGTTAGTTTAAAAATGAAAGATGTAGCTGAAGTTGAACAATTTTCAGATTATATGTTTTTAGATACAGGCTCTCCTCATCATATTGCTTTTGTAGACGGTATTCAGGATTTTGATGTTTATAATACAGGGAAAAGTATTAGATATGGTGCTCCTTATTTTGAAAAAGGAACGAATGTAAACTTTGTGGAGCAACAAAATGAAAATACTTTTAAAATCCGTACCTATGAGCGTGGCGTCGAAGATGAAACCTTAAGTTGTGGTACAGGTGCAACTGCTGTTGCGATAGCTGCATACCATTCAAAAAAAACAAGTAAAAACAATGTTTTTTTAGAAACCCTAGGTGGAACATTAGAAGTTTCTTTTGGTACAGATACTAATTCTTATAAAAAGGTGTTTTTAAAAGGAAAAGCAACAATGGTATTTAAAGGTTTTTTTGAATTATAA
- a CDS encoding trypsin-like peptidase domain-containing protein, with product MKKIVSLVFASLLGGVIALGAYVFVLSNNENIYSNKSSNEPKIVQANYNIPSSSYIAEATDFTKAAEATVHAVVHVKNTSVSKSNPLAEFFYGEGAGGGGRTTVGTGSGVIISPDGYIITNNHVINGAKELQITLNDQKSYVAEVIGSDPSTDIALIKIDAEDLPFVSFANSDNVKVGEWVLAVGNPFNLTSTVTAGIVSAKARNINISGGKMVESFIQTDAAVNPGNSGGALVNVRGELVGINTAISSQTGSYVGYSFAVPSNIAKKVIEDLMEYGDVRTAYLGIQSAELNGELAKELNINQTQGVLVAGVTESGGAIKAGLEKNDIIIQMDNIKINKFSDLKGFLSTKRPGNKVKVTVLRDNEEKQFEVKLGNQFGKETIDELDFSKNLLGSLKKISKKDATKFRINYGLQLERVRSANLRKNGVKDGDIILNIADTKIYEVQDAEDILRQHKGEQVIVQVLNDEGYVEYYRIAVGN from the coding sequence ATGAAAAAAATAGTAAGTTTAGTTTTCGCTTCCTTATTAGGAGGAGTTATTGCGTTAGGTGCCTACGTATTTGTTTTAAGTAATAATGAAAATATATATAGTAATAAATCCTCAAATGAACCGAAAATAGTCCAAGCGAATTATAATATACCGAGCTCAAGTTATATTGCAGAGGCAACAGATTTTACAAAAGCAGCGGAAGCTACTGTGCATGCGGTGGTACATGTAAAAAACACTTCTGTTTCAAAGTCAAATCCTTTAGCAGAGTTTTTCTATGGTGAAGGAGCGGGTGGTGGAGGAAGAACAACTGTTGGTACAGGATCTGGCGTAATCATTTCACCAGATGGATATATAATTACAAATAATCATGTAATTAATGGAGCAAAAGAATTGCAAATTACATTGAATGATCAGAAATCATATGTAGCTGAAGTTATAGGTTCTGATCCAAGTACTGATATTGCCTTGATAAAGATTGATGCAGAAGATTTGCCATTTGTTTCTTTTGCAAATTCAGATAATGTTAAGGTTGGCGAATGGGTATTGGCAGTTGGTAATCCTTTTAATTTAACATCAACGGTTACCGCTGGTATTGTTAGTGCTAAAGCTAGAAATATTAATATTTCCGGAGGTAAAATGGTAGAATCCTTTATACAAACGGATGCAGCAGTAAACCCTGGTAATAGTGGTGGAGCTTTAGTTAATGTTAGAGGAGAATTGGTAGGAATTAATACGGCAATTAGTTCTCAAACAGGTTCTTATGTAGGGTATTCTTTTGCTGTTCCTTCTAATATAGCTAAAAAAGTGATAGAAGACTTGATGGAGTATGGAGACGTACGTACTGCTTATTTAGGTATTCAATCTGCAGAATTAAACGGTGAATTGGCGAAAGAATTGAATATTAATCAGACTCAAGGTGTTTTAGTGGCCGGTGTAACTGAGAGTGGAGGAGCAATTAAAGCAGGACTTGAAAAGAATGATATTATTATTCAAATGGATAATATCAAAATAAACAAGTTTTCAGATTTGAAAGGGTTCTTAAGTACTAAAAGACCTGGAAATAAAGTTAAGGTTACTGTTTTAAGAGATAATGAAGAGAAACAGTTTGAAGTGAAATTGGGAAATCAATTTGGTAAAGAAACGATAGATGAATTAGATTTTTCTAAAAATCTGTTAGGTAGCTTAAAGAAAATTTCCAAAAAGGATGCTACTAAGTTCAGAATTAATTACGGACTACAATTAGAAAGAGTAAGAAGTGCCAACTTAAGAAAGAATGGTGTTAAAGATGGAGATATCATTTTAAACATTGCAGATACGAAAATCTATGAGGTACAAGATGCTGAAGATATTTTAAGACAGCATAAAGGTGAACAGGTAATTGTTCAAGTGTTAAATGATGAAGGCTATGTAGAATATTACAGAATAGCTGTAGGAAACTAA
- a CDS encoding glyceraldehyde-3-phosphate dehydrogenase — MPLDHTYESELAFQADRRRATVEFIKIISDLWYDNAIELILFRNQLINRNVSEILNLIEYASEFVQKPISIFDAVEISRAIQEVDLPPAKLDIGKLAYEFHLAEEDEDVIDFVSDKLKGAEKIDDIEPKDVVLYGFGRIGRLVARELMVRTGKGKQMRLRAIVTRGEITETILEKRASLLRNDSVHGNFPGTVKTDVENSALIINGTTVFMISARNPEDIDYTRYNINEALVIDNTGAFRDKEALSRHLLSKGADKVLLTAPGKGIPNIVHGVNHFNYDPDKVSIFSAASCTTNAITPILKVIEDSFGIISGHLETIHAYTNDQNLVDNMHKKYRRGRAAALNMVITETGAGSAVAKALPSLEGKLSSNAIRVPVPNGSLAILNLRLDNSTSKLSLNSVMKKYALEGDLVEQIQYSLSNELVSSDIVGASAPAIFDSNATIVTDGGKNAIVYVWYDNEYGYSHQVIRLAKHISKVRRFTYY, encoded by the coding sequence ATGCCATTAGACCACACCTACGAATCAGAATTGGCTTTTCAGGCAGATAGAAGAAGAGCCACAGTTGAATTTATTAAAATTATTAGTGATCTCTGGTATGACAATGCCATAGAATTAATACTTTTTAGAAACCAATTAATTAATAGAAATGTAAGTGAAATTCTAAACTTGATAGAATATGCTAGTGAGTTTGTGCAAAAACCTATTTCTATTTTTGATGCAGTTGAAATCTCTAGGGCTATTCAGGAAGTAGATTTACCACCTGCAAAATTAGATATTGGTAAACTAGCTTATGAGTTTCACCTTGCTGAAGAAGATGAGGATGTGATTGATTTTGTAAGTGACAAATTAAAAGGAGCAGAAAAAATTGATGATATTGAGCCTAAAGATGTTGTACTATACGGTTTTGGTAGAATTGGCAGATTAGTAGCTAGAGAATTAATGGTAAGAACAGGCAAAGGCAAGCAAATGCGATTGCGTGCTATTGTAACACGAGGAGAAATCACAGAGACCATATTAGAAAAAAGAGCTTCCTTATTAAGAAATGACTCTGTTCATGGTAATTTTCCAGGAACAGTAAAGACAGATGTTGAAAATAGTGCTTTAATCATAAACGGTACAACTGTGTTTATGATCTCTGCCCGTAATCCTGAAGATATAGATTATACCAGATATAATATAAATGAAGCTCTTGTTATTGATAATACTGGAGCTTTTCGCGATAAAGAAGCATTAAGTCGTCATTTATTAAGTAAAGGAGCAGATAAGGTTTTACTTACGGCTCCAGGAAAAGGGATTCCTAATATAGTGCATGGTGTTAATCATTTTAATTATGACCCTGATAAAGTCTCAATTTTTTCGGCGGCATCTTGTACCACCAATGCCATTACTCCGATTTTAAAAGTAATTGAGGATAGTTTTGGTATTATAAGCGGACATTTAGAAACTATTCATGCGTATACCAATGATCAGAATCTAGTAGATAATATGCATAAAAAGTATCGTAGAGGTAGAGCAGCAGCATTGAATATGGTAATTACAGAAACTGGTGCAGGTAGTGCGGTTGCAAAAGCGTTACCATCTTTGGAAGGAAAATTATCATCAAATGCCATTCGTGTGCCAGTTCCAAATGGATCTTTAGCTATATTAAATTTACGTTTAGATAATTCAACCAGTAAATTAAGCCTTAATTCGGTAATGAAAAAATATGCCTTAGAGGGTGATTTGGTAGAGCAAATTCAATATTCTTTAAGTAATGAATTGGTTTCTTCTGATATTGTTGGTGCTTCCGCTCCTGCAATATTTGATAGTAATGCGACTATAGTCACTGATGGTGGTAAAAATGCAATAGTTTATGTTTGGTATGATAACGAATATGGCTATAGCCATCAGGTAATTAGATTGGCGAAACATATTTCTAAAGTGAGACGTTTTACCTATTATTAG
- a CDS encoding GNAT family N-acetyltransferase, translated as MKVSILKASEVNENLSKQVKALFGELNSEINQIDLATLFNPKNDIVFAYCMDGEKLAGMALMCNYTVISGYKGWVEDVVVDHNYRGKGLGRKLMNRLLEEGKKKGLSEILLFSNEKRQAAISLYKSLDFKQKHSGLYILKM; from the coding sequence ATGAAAGTTTCCATTCTAAAAGCTTCTGAAGTCAATGAAAATTTATCAAAACAAGTTAAAGCACTTTTCGGTGAATTAAATTCAGAAATTAATCAAATTGATTTAGCGACTTTATTTAACCCAAAGAACGATATTGTTTTTGCCTATTGTATGGATGGTGAAAAATTAGCAGGTATGGCTTTAATGTGTAACTATACTGTTATTTCTGGTTATAAAGGTTGGGTGGAAGATGTGGTGGTCGATCATAATTATAGAGGTAAAGGTTTGGGTAGAAAACTAATGAATAGGTTATTGGAGGAAGGTAAGAAAAAGGGACTGTCGGAGATTTTACTTTTTAGTAATGAGAAACGACAAGCAGCCATTAGCCTTTATAAGAGCCTTGACTTTAAACAAAAACATAGTGGACTTTACATTTTAAAAATGTAA
- a CDS encoding alpha/beta hydrolase family protein has translation MLKKITLSLIVLSFSLSYAQQKRSLTHDDYDLWKRIESPQVSDNGKLVVTSVSTAITRGDGYLKIYNVKTGKSSKFHNGSGAKISNDNKFVFFLQKPDHQTIRVEKKKEVKKEKQSKNKLLIYDVATNKIIDSVLRVKSFDVPKKYNDWLIIEKIKNLKPPKDTTQTKSKEAKDAKEKKKDSIKVKNPALEADYALVYNLISKTSDTIFYIKSLKLAEDALALYFTKTKTKKKGDIGIYQYDFANGNEKVIDTGRYAYDRLAIDKRGDYLTFLSAKDSIGKDSLKYELFYLTKNNLKQVTDTLGKNLRTDWELSGAQNPYFSEHSKRLYFYTKPIVNYDIDTTLLKEEIPEVDVWNYKDKLIQPEQKSKLASLKDKAYLSYINLSNDNVIQLQDESINNMLFDTDKEQKYVLGNSSSPYDVERSWEYPWLSDYYIINTETGMKQLAMEGTSARPYLSPDGNFSVYFEGKSQHWWALDLTNNKKINLTQNIGVPFYDVEDDHPATAGSYGFGGFDKEGFALLNDQFDIWKVDLKSIKSPINITKDGRKKNVEYRTLRLDVKNRNKASYFKKQLLIEVFDRTHKTNTIVGLNAKSYRAKEIVSADKMLLGGFRKASEADILLYTEENFNVFPDLHCFDGKKSKQITDANPQQKDFLWGTSEKFSWTAYDGTKLDGIIYKPENFDATKKYPLISYFYEKRSNSLNSYHTPRPSASTVNMSYLVSNDYVVFVPDIVYTDGKPGQSAYNCIVSGVDAVEKLGYIDSDNMAIQGQSWGGYQVAYLVTVTNKFKAAMAGAPVSNMTSAYGGIRWQSGLSRAFQYEKTQSRIGKTLWEGFDLYVENSPVFGIPKIETPLLMMHNDADGAVPYYQGIEMFMGMRRLNKPAWLLVYNNEAHNLRKQKNRQDLSIRMMQFFDHYLKGAPAPKWMTEGVSQVRKGKDFGYELEDK, from the coding sequence ATGTTAAAAAAGATCACCTTATCTTTAATAGTATTGAGTTTTTCATTGAGTTACGCTCAGCAAAAAAGAAGTCTTACGCACGATGATTACGATTTATGGAAAAGAATAGAAAGTCCCCAAGTTTCTGACAATGGTAAATTAGTAGTTACTTCGGTGAGTACTGCTATAACTAGAGGTGATGGCTATTTGAAAATTTACAATGTAAAAACAGGTAAATCTAGTAAATTTCACAATGGAAGTGGAGCCAAAATTTCTAACGATAATAAATTTGTATTCTTTCTTCAAAAACCAGACCATCAAACTATCAGAGTAGAGAAGAAAAAAGAGGTGAAAAAGGAGAAACAGTCTAAAAATAAGCTCTTAATTTATGATGTGGCCACTAATAAAATTATAGATAGTGTTTTAAGAGTTAAAAGTTTTGATGTTCCCAAAAAATATAATGATTGGCTTATTATTGAAAAAATAAAAAATTTAAAACCACCAAAAGATACAACTCAAACAAAATCAAAAGAAGCTAAGGATGCCAAAGAAAAGAAAAAAGATAGCATAAAAGTTAAAAACCCAGCACTCGAGGCCGATTATGCCTTGGTTTATAATCTTATAAGTAAAACTTCAGATACTATTTTTTATATCAAATCTTTAAAATTAGCAGAAGACGCACTCGCCTTATATTTTACAAAAACCAAAACTAAAAAGAAAGGAGATATTGGTATTTATCAATATGATTTTGCGAATGGCAATGAGAAAGTTATTGATACAGGCAGGTATGCGTATGATAGATTAGCAATTGATAAAAGAGGTGATTATTTAACATTTTTATCTGCTAAAGACTCTATTGGGAAAGATTCTTTAAAATATGAATTATTTTATCTTACAAAGAATAATTTAAAACAAGTTACAGATACGTTAGGAAAGAATTTACGTACAGATTGGGAATTGAGTGGTGCTCAAAATCCTTATTTTTCAGAACATTCAAAACGGTTATATTTTTATACTAAACCAATAGTCAATTATGATATTGACACAACGTTGTTAAAAGAAGAAATTCCAGAAGTTGATGTTTGGAATTATAAAGATAAGTTAATCCAGCCTGAGCAAAAATCGAAACTAGCATCTTTAAAGGATAAAGCCTATTTATCTTACATTAATTTGAGCAATGATAACGTAATACAATTGCAAGACGAATCAATTAATAATATGCTTTTTGATACTGATAAAGAGCAGAAATATGTATTAGGAAATTCTTCTAGTCCTTATGATGTGGAACGTTCTTGGGAGTACCCTTGGTTATCTGATTATTATATTATAAATACAGAAACGGGTATGAAACAATTGGCCATGGAAGGTACTTCTGCTCGCCCTTATTTATCACCAGATGGTAATTTTTCTGTTTATTTTGAAGGGAAGAGCCAACATTGGTGGGCTTTAGATTTAACAAACAACAAGAAAATAAATTTAACTCAAAATATTGGTGTTCCTTTTTATGATGTTGAAGATGATCATCCAGCGACCGCCGGATCTTATGGTTTTGGAGGTTTTGATAAAGAGGGTTTTGCTTTGTTAAATGATCAATTTGATATTTGGAAGGTTGATTTAAAGAGTATTAAATCACCAATAAATATAACTAAAGATGGAAGAAAAAAGAATGTTGAATACAGAACATTACGTTTGGATGTAAAAAATAGAAATAAAGCCTCATATTTTAAAAAGCAATTATTAATAGAGGTATTTGACAGAACACATAAAACAAATACGATTGTTGGACTGAATGCTAAAAGTTATCGTGCAAAAGAAATAGTAAGTGCTGATAAAATGCTTTTAGGTGGATTTAGAAAAGCCAGTGAAGCCGATATTCTATTATACACTGAAGAGAATTTTAATGTCTTTCCGGATTTACATTGTTTTGATGGAAAAAAATCGAAACAAATTACTGATGCTAATCCACAGCAAAAGGACTTTTTATGGGGAACTTCTGAGAAATTTAGTTGGACGGCATATGACGGTACAAAGTTAGATGGTATTATATACAAACCTGAAAATTTTGATGCCACTAAAAAATATCCATTAATTAGTTATTTCTATGAAAAACGAAGTAATAGTTTAAATAGTTATCATACCCCAAGACCAAGTGCTTCAACGGTAAATATGAGTTATTTGGTGAGTAATGATTATGTGGTTTTCGTACCAGATATTGTTTATACAGATGGTAAGCCTGGTCAAAGTGCTTATAATTGCATTGTTTCTGGTGTTGATGCTGTTGAGAAATTAGGCTATATAGATAGTGATAATATGGCTATCCAGGGCCAAAGTTGGGGTGGTTATCAAGTTGCGTATTTAGTGACTGTAACAAATAAATTTAAAGCGGCTATGGCAGGTGCACCTGTAAGTAACATGACTTCTGCCTATGGAGGAATTCGCTGGCAGAGTGGTTTAAGCCGAGCCTTTCAATACGAAAAAACACAAAGTAGAATTGGTAAGACGCTTTGGGAAGGTTTTGATTTATATGTCGAAAATTCACCTGTATTTGGTATTCCGAAGATTGAAACACCATTGTTGATGATGCATAATGATGCAGATGGAGCGGTACCTTACTATCAAGGTATTGAAATGTTTATGGGAATGCGTAGGCTAAATAAACCAGCTTGGTTATTGGTTTATAATAACGAGGCACATAATTTAAGAAAGCAAAAAAATAGACAAGATTTATCCATAAGAATGATGCAATTTTTTGATCATTATTTAAAAGGAGCTCCTGCTCCAAAGTGGATGACAGAAGGGGTGTCTCAAGTCAGAAAAGGAAAAGATTTTGGCTACGAATTAGAGGACAAGTAA
- a CDS encoding aminoacyl-histidine dipeptidase encodes MNNEIRNLEPKAIWNNFADLNAVPRASKKEERVIQFMVNFGKNLGLTTKVDNVGNVIITKPATAGMENKKTVVLQSHLDMVHQKNNETNFDFSKQGIQMIVDGDWVKAKGTTLGADNGLGVATIMSILQSTDIQHPALEALFTIDEETGMTGAMGLEGGWLNGEILLNLDTEDDDEIGVGCAGGIDITASKSYKPVRTSDNVTAFKITVNGLQGGHSGMDIHKGFGNANKLMNRILFDLKKVMSISEIDGGGLRNAIPRESNAIVVTNNSDDFTAQFNDISKSIIAEYKSIEKDIEITCNGCDKPVNALSKQDQNTLLKVIYAIHNGVFRMSPDIKDLVETSNNVARVLVKDGQIKILCLTRSSVDSGKDNLVNTISSVFELAHYSVRTSGTYPGWKPNPDSNILKVLEKTYQDLFNEKPHVMACHAGLECGILGQNYPKMDMISFGPTIKGAHSPDERASISSTQKFWKYVLEILKEIPEKA; translated from the coding sequence ATGAACAATGAAATAAGAAACCTAGAACCCAAAGCTATTTGGAACAATTTTGCTGATTTGAATGCTGTACCTAGAGCGTCTAAAAAGGAAGAACGTGTTATTCAGTTTATGGTAAATTTTGGTAAAAACTTAGGTTTAACCACTAAGGTAGATAATGTAGGTAATGTTATCATTACAAAACCTGCAACAGCAGGTATGGAAAATAAAAAGACCGTGGTTTTACAGTCCCATTTAGATATGGTACATCAAAAAAATAATGAAACCAATTTTGATTTCAGCAAACAAGGAATACAAATGATTGTTGATGGCGATTGGGTAAAAGCTAAAGGTACTACGTTAGGAGCAGACAATGGTTTGGGAGTGGCTACTATAATGAGCATCTTACAAAGTACAGATATACAACACCCTGCTCTTGAAGCCTTATTTACTATTGACGAAGAAACGGGAATGACAGGTGCCATGGGACTAGAAGGAGGATGGTTAAATGGTGAAATACTTTTAAACCTAGATACTGAAGATGATGATGAAATTGGTGTTGGCTGTGCCGGAGGTATTGACATTACCGCTTCAAAATCATATAAACCAGTTAGAACTTCTGATAATGTTACCGCTTTTAAAATAACCGTAAATGGATTACAAGGTGGACATTCAGGTATGGATATTCATAAAGGTTTTGGTAATGCTAATAAACTCATGAATCGTATTCTCTTTGATCTTAAAAAGGTAATGTCTATTTCAGAGATAGATGGAGGTGGTTTACGAAATGCCATTCCAAGAGAAAGTAATGCCATTGTTGTAACAAATAATTCAGATGACTTTACGGCTCAGTTTAATGACATTTCTAAATCAATAATTGCAGAATATAAATCAATTGAAAAAGATATAGAAATTACGTGTAATGGTTGCGATAAACCCGTAAATGCTCTTTCAAAACAAGATCAAAATACATTATTGAAAGTTATATATGCAATTCATAATGGTGTTTTTAGAATGAGTCCTGATATTAAAGATTTAGTAGAGACTTCTAATAATGTTGCCCGCGTCTTGGTTAAAGATGGGCAAATTAAAATACTATGTTTAACACGTAGCTCTGTAGATTCTGGTAAAGACAATTTAGTGAACACTATTTCATCTGTATTTGAATTGGCTCATTATTCTGTAAGAACCTCAGGTACTTATCCTGGCTGGAAACCAAATCCTGATTCTAACATTCTAAAAGTCTTAGAAAAAACCTATCAAGATTTATTCAATGAAAAGCCTCACGTTATGGCCTGTCATGCAGGTTTAGAGTGTGGTATCTTAGGACAAAATTATCCTAAAATGGATATGATTTCTTTTGGTCCAACGATAAAGGGAGCACACTCACCTGATGAAAGAGCAAGTATTAGTTCTACACAGAAATTTTGGAAATATGTGTTGGAGATTTTAAAAGAGATTCCTGAAAAGGCTTAA
- a CDS encoding NAD(P)H-dependent oxidoreductase, with amino-acid sequence MNNTIDSLKWRYACKKFDETKILSEDKIDILSEAFNLTATSFGLQPIKMLIVKNKELQKQLMTHSFNQQQLSTASHVLVLCIQDYFTLEDIDKYFDLEKEIRGTSEDIIEKYRKQLKGIFSNKSTIEKQESAINQAYIALGNLMTVCAIEKIDACPMEGFNAQKFDEVLDLKEDSLKSVLVLPVGYRADDDFMSTLKKVRKPVENTVIRK; translated from the coding sequence TTGAACAATACAATTGATAGCCTAAAATGGCGTTATGCCTGCAAAAAATTTGATGAAACAAAAATATTGTCTGAAGACAAAATTGATATTTTATCAGAAGCCTTTAATCTTACAGCAACCTCTTTCGGGCTACAACCCATAAAAATGCTTATTGTAAAGAATAAGGAATTGCAAAAACAATTGATGACGCATTCTTTTAATCAACAACAACTGTCTACGGCATCACATGTACTAGTTCTATGTATTCAAGATTATTTCACTTTAGAAGATATTGATAAATATTTTGATCTTGAAAAAGAAATAAGAGGCACTTCAGAAGATATTATAGAAAAATATAGAAAACAATTAAAAGGTATATTTTCAAATAAATCTACCATCGAAAAACAAGAGTCAGCTATTAATCAAGCCTATATTGCCTTGGGTAATTTAATGACGGTTTGTGCTATAGAAAAAATAGATGCCTGCCCTATGGAAGGCTTTAATGCTCAGAAATTTGATGAAGTTTTAGATTTAAAAGAAGACAGCTTAAAATCAGTTTTAGTTTTACCTGTTGGATACAGAGCAGATGACGATTTTATGAGTACTCTAAAAAAAGTAAGAAAACCTGTTGAAAATACAGTAATAAGGAAATAA